The following proteins are encoded in a genomic region of Cricetulus griseus strain 17A/GY chromosome 7, alternate assembly CriGri-PICRH-1.0, whole genome shotgun sequence:
- the Ube2g1 gene encoding ubiquitin-conjugating enzyme E2 G1 isoform X2 — protein MTELQSALLLRRQLAELNKNPVEGFSAGLIDDNDLYRWEVLIIGPPDTLYEGGVFKAHLTFPKDYPLRPPKMKFITEIWHPNVDKNGDVCISILHEPGEDKYGYEKPEERWLPIHTVETIMISVISMLADPNGDSPANVDAAKEWREDRNGEFKRKVARCVRKSQETAFE, from the exons aactcaacaaaaatccagtgGAAGGCTTTTCAGCAGGTTTAATAGACGACAATGATCTCTATCGATGGGAAGTCCTTATTATTGGTCCTCCAGATACACTTTA cgAAGGTGGTGTTTTTAAGGCTCATCTCACTTTCCCAAAAGATTACCCCCTCCGGCCTCCTAAAATGAAATTCATTACAGAGATTTGGCACCCAAATG TTGATAAAAATGGTGATGTTTGCATTTCTATTCTTCATGAGCCTGGGGAAGATAAATATGGTTATGAGAAGCCAGAGGAACGTTGGTTGCCTATCCATACTGTGGAAACCATCATGATTAGTGTCATTTCTATGCTGGCAGACCCTAATGGAGATTCACCTGCAAATGTAGATGCTGCG AAAGAGTGGAGGGAAGACAGAAATGGAGAATTTAAAAGGAAAGTTGCCCGCTGTgtaagaaaaagccaagaaactgCTTTTGAGTGA